A single window of Pseudarthrobacter defluvii DNA harbors:
- a CDS encoding glutamate-5-semialdehyde dehydrogenase → MTEALIHTAENSGTTAAQAQPAPSAEPASAAGTLSPADVETAVHAIADRSRHAARRLSTANRAWKDRGLRAVGAALQENVQAILAANAMDVQRGRDNGTSKALLDRLTLTETRVAGLVAALENLANLPDPVGNVVRGQTLPNGLRLRQVNVPMGVVAAIYEARPNVTVDIAGLALKSGNAVILRGGSAAEATNQVLVRVLREALESVGLPADAVQTVDQFGRAGANVLMKARGRVDVLIPRGGRDLIQTVVTNAAVPVIETGEGNVHIFIDESAEENMAVEILLNAKTQRPSVCNTVETLLVHSGATVLPAVAAALRDAGVRLHVDERIKAALPGVETEAATDADWATEYMDLDLAVAMVDSMDEAIQHIRTWSTGHTEAILTNHLANAERFIAEVDSAAVIVNASTRFTDGGELGLGAEVGISTQKLHARGPMGLTELTTTKWIVQGEGQVRG, encoded by the coding sequence ATGACTGAAGCCCTGATCCATACTGCTGAAAATTCCGGAACCACCGCTGCGCAGGCGCAGCCGGCTCCGTCGGCAGAACCGGCATCAGCGGCGGGCACGCTTTCCCCTGCGGACGTGGAAACTGCCGTCCACGCCATTGCTGACCGCTCCCGCCACGCCGCCCGCCGGCTCTCCACCGCCAACCGGGCCTGGAAAGACCGGGGCCTTCGCGCCGTCGGAGCCGCCCTGCAGGAAAACGTCCAGGCCATCCTCGCCGCCAACGCCATGGATGTGCAGCGGGGCAGGGACAACGGAACCTCCAAGGCTCTCCTGGACCGGCTCACGCTCACCGAAACCCGGGTTGCCGGGCTGGTGGCGGCCCTCGAAAACCTGGCCAACCTTCCTGATCCCGTGGGCAATGTGGTCCGCGGCCAGACCCTCCCCAACGGCCTGCGCCTCCGCCAGGTAAACGTGCCCATGGGCGTGGTGGCTGCCATCTACGAAGCAAGGCCCAATGTCACCGTGGACATCGCGGGACTGGCCCTCAAGAGCGGCAACGCCGTCATCCTGCGCGGCGGCAGTGCAGCGGAAGCTACCAACCAGGTCCTGGTGCGGGTGCTTCGCGAAGCCCTCGAATCCGTCGGCCTGCCCGCCGACGCTGTGCAGACCGTGGACCAGTTCGGCCGCGCCGGCGCGAACGTGCTGATGAAGGCCCGGGGCCGGGTGGACGTGCTGATTCCGCGCGGCGGCCGGGACCTGATCCAGACCGTGGTGACCAATGCCGCCGTGCCGGTCATCGAGACGGGGGAGGGAAACGTCCACATCTTCATCGACGAGTCCGCCGAGGAAAACATGGCCGTCGAGATCCTGCTCAACGCCAAGACCCAGCGGCCCAGCGTCTGCAACACGGTGGAGACACTGCTGGTCCACTCCGGCGCAACCGTGCTGCCCGCCGTCGCCGCCGCGCTACGCGACGCCGGCGTCCGCCTCCACGTGGACGAACGCATCAAGGCGGCGCTGCCCGGCGTCGAGACCGAAGCGGCGACGGACGCGGACTGGGCCACCGAGTACATGGATCTGGACTTGGCAGTGGCCATGGTGGACAGCATGGATGAAGCCATCCAGCACATCCGGACCTGGTCCACGGGACACACCGAGGCGATCCTCACCAACCACCTCGCCAACGCCGAACGGTTCATCGCGGAGGTGGATTCGGCAGCGGTGATCGTCAACGCTTCCACCCGCTTTACCGACGGCGGCGAGCTGGGCCTGGGTGCCGAGGTGGGCATCTCCACCCAGAAACTGCACGCCCGCGGCCCCATGGGCCTGACCGAGCTCACCACCACCAAGTGGATCGTCCAGGGCGAAGGCCAGGTCCGCGGGTAG
- the nadD gene encoding nicotinate-nucleotide adenylyltransferase, translated as MGGTFDPIHHGHLVAASEVAAEFDLDEVVFVPTGQPWQKSHEQVSEPEHRYLMTVIATASNPRFTVSRVDVDRPGPTYTIDTLRDLRAQRPDADLFFITGADALAQILSWKDIDELWSLAHFVGVTRPGHVLDGMGREDVSLLEVPAMAISSTDCRARVAANNPVWYLVPDGVVQYIAKYGLYSDVPAGAEEPTSEAREPASTE; from the coding sequence ATGGGCGGGACATTCGATCCCATCCACCACGGCCACCTTGTGGCGGCCAGCGAAGTCGCGGCGGAGTTCGACCTTGACGAGGTGGTCTTCGTTCCTACCGGGCAGCCATGGCAAAAGTCCCATGAACAGGTCAGCGAGCCTGAACACCGCTACCTGATGACCGTGATCGCCACGGCTTCCAACCCGCGGTTCACTGTCAGCCGGGTCGACGTGGACCGCCCGGGTCCCACCTACACCATTGACACCCTGCGCGACCTTCGGGCGCAGCGGCCGGATGCCGATCTCTTCTTCATTACCGGCGCTGACGCCTTGGCGCAGATCCTGTCTTGGAAAGACATTGACGAACTGTGGTCGCTGGCCCACTTCGTTGGCGTAACGCGGCCCGGACACGTCCTTGATGGCATGGGCCGTGAGGACGTCAGCCTCCTGGAGGTTCCGGCGATGGCCATCTCCTCAACCGACTGCCGTGCCCGCGTGGCCGCAAACAACCCGGTCTGGTACCTGGTTCCGGACGGGGTGGTGCAGTACATCGCCAAGTACGGCCTGTATTCCGACGTGCCCGCAGGCGCCGAGGAACCAACTTCCGAAGCACGCGAACCAGCCAGTACTGAATGA